From Pan troglodytes isolate AG18354 chromosome 9, NHGRI_mPanTro3-v2.0_pri, whole genome shotgun sequence, the proteins below share one genomic window:
- the SCGB1A1 gene encoding uteroglobin, with product MKLAVTLTLVTLALCCSSASAEICPSFQRVIETLLMDTPSSYEAAMELFSPDQDTREAGAQLKKLVDTLPQKPRESIIKLMEKIAQSSLCN from the exons ATGAAACTCGCTGTCACCCTCACCCTGGTCACACTGGCTCTCTGCTGCAGCTCCG CTTCTGCGGAAATCTGCCCGAGTTTTCAGCGTGTCATCGAAACCCTCCTCATGGACACACCCTCCAGTTATGAGGCTGCCATGGAACTTTTCAGCCCTGATCAAGACACGAGGGAGGCAGGGGCTCAGCTGAAGAAGCTGGTGGACACCCTCCCCCAAAAGCCCAGAGAAAGCATCATTAAGCTCATG gaaaaaatagCCCAAAGCTCACTGTGTAATTAG